The window CGAACAGACAGGGCAACGGCCTGCTACAAATCCGGCCCGGCAGGCCAATCGATGCAGCAGGCGGAACATGGATTAGGAAACCTCGGTCCAGGCCTGTCTGCCGTAATCAATGATGCGCTGCTCGAACTCGACGTTCTGTTCCATGTCTCCCTTCTGGTCGATGCCACGGAAAACAAGCAGCTCAGCAAGTTCCATATTGAAGTTCTGCACGAAGTACTTGAGCGTGAGCCGTGAGCCTTCAAAGAGTTTGTCGCCGGAAGGCTGTCCGGCCACGAGCAGGGCATGGGCCGGGCGTTTGGGCAGTCCTGCCACCCACGGTTCGCCGTCAAGCCGCGCACGCCAGAATTGCTGGCCGCGATCGATCCATGTCTTGAGCATTGATGGCAAGTGATAGAAGTAGATGGGTGATGCTATGAAGGCGGTTTTGGCCGTAAAGAAGGGAGCATAGAGTTTCCACGCCTGATCCTTATGGCCCAGTACGCAACGATCCTGTTCTTGCTTGTCTGACGCCTTGTCGCAGAAGCCACAAGCCAGACAGTGGCGCACATCGAAATCTCGTACGTTCAGAATCATGGCTTCGCCGCCAGCTTCTTCCACGCCCTGCTTGAGCAGGTGGGCGACGCGGTCCGAGTTGCCTCCCTTGCGATGACTGCCTGCGTAGATGACGGCGTCCATGTTTACTCCTTGTCGTAAAGCGGCTTTTTGCGCGTCATGCGCGCTGCCACGTGATCTTCCCGGTCCTCGAACTCAAAGTTCCAGTCCGGGAAGATGTGTTCTTCGTGGCGCACCTGATCTGCGGCCTTGGTTGAAACCAGAGCCTCGATGGTGTCACTCTTGGCGAAACGGAGATACCAACCTACCTCCAGTCCCACGCCTCAACACTTGTCGCGAATGTCGACTTTGACGGGTTCGCTCATGCTAGAACTCGCTGAAGAATGGGTTGTGGTTCATTTCATCGCCCACCGAGGTTTCAGGGCCGTGTCCAGACAGGAGCAGGGTCTCGGGCGGCAGGGTGAAGATGTGCTGCTTGACGGAGTTCTTGAGCATGTCCAGATCGCCGCCGGGGAAGTCGGTGCGTCCGATGGAGCGGTAGAA of the Pseudodesulfovibrio sp. zrk46 genome contains:
- a CDS encoding flavodoxin family protein, with amino-acid sequence MDAVIYAGSHRKGGNSDRVAHLLKQGVEEAGGEAMILNVRDFDVRHCLACGFCDKASDKQEQDRCVLGHKDQAWKLYAPFFTAKTAFIASPIYFYHLPSMLKTWIDRGQQFWRARLDGEPWVAGLPKRPAHALLVAGQPSGDKLFEGSRLTLKYFVQNFNMELAELLVFRGIDQKGDMEQNVEFEQRIIDYGRQAWTEVS